Proteins from a genomic interval of Oncorhynchus nerka isolate Pitt River linkage group LG13, Oner_Uvic_2.0, whole genome shotgun sequence:
- the LOC115139516 gene encoding probable G-protein coupled receptor 63, with the protein MVYSTVVPPVEAGETNKASLCCLVTAGLLNLSDHLLHGQPDTEDMSMENSSYGSSFSPLDLDTVTRTAEAQGSVQGVSLPLQVFFCMAMVSILLVAFLGNVVVVLMVYQRAAMRSAINILLASLAFADMMLAVLNMPFALVTVVTTRWIFGDVFCRVSAMFFWLFVIEGMVILLIISIDRFLIIVQKQDKLSPHRAKVLIVIAWTVSLCFSFPLAIGHPSLQIPSRAPQCVFGYTSEPGYHAYALLLMLAFFFIPFMVMLYTFMGILNTIRHNAVRIHSHPDSICLSQASKLGLMSLQRPFEMNIDMSFKTRAFTTILILFSVFTVCWAPFTAYSLVSTFSSPFYHKANFFEVSTWFLLLCYLKSALNPLIYYWRIKKFRDACLDLMPKYFKFLPQLPGHTKRRIRPSAVYVCGEHRSVV; encoded by the coding sequence ATGGTTTACTCCACTGTCGTTCCCCCTGTGGAGGCAGGGGAGACCAATAAAGCCAGCCTCTGCTGCCTCGTCACGGCAGGGCTGCTGAACCTCTCTGACCACCTCCTCCACGGCCAGCCTGACACGGAAGACATGTCCATGGAAAACAGCTCATATGGCTCCTCCTTTTCACCTCTGGACCTGGACACGGTCACGCGAACAGCCGAGGCCCAGGGGAGTGTTCAGGGCGTCAGCCTGCCCCTCCAGGTGTTCTTCTGCATGGCCATGGTCTCCATCCTGTTGGTGGCCTTCCTAGGGAACGTGGTGGTGGTCCTGATGGTCTACCAGCGCGCCGCCATGCGATCCGCCATCAACATCCTGTTGGCCAGCCTGGCCTTCGCAGACATGATGCTGGCCGTCCTGAACATGCCCTTTGCCCTGGTTACTGTGGTGACCACACGCTGGATCTTCGGGGATGTCTTCTGCCGAGTGTCGGCCATGTTCTTCTGGCTCTTTGTCATAGAGGGCATGGTCATCCTGCTTATAATAAGCATAGATCGGTTCCTGATCATAGTCCAGAAACAGGACAAATTGAGTCCCCACAGAGCCAAAGTGCTCATAGTCATCGCATGGACTGTCTCCTTATGTTTCTCTTTCCCACTAGCCATAGGCCACCCATCACTCCAGATCCCCTCTAGAGCTCCACAGTGTGTGTTCGGCTACACCAGCGAGCCGGGTTACCACGCCTACGCGTTGCTCCTCATGCTGGCCTTCTTTTTCATCCCCTTCATGGTCATGCTGTACACCTTCATGGGGATCCTGAACACCATACGGCACAACGCCGTGCGCATccacagccacccggacagcatCTGTCTGAGTCAGGCCAGCAAGCTGGGCCTCATGAGCCTGCAGAGGCCCTTTGAGATGAACATAGACATGAGCTTCAAGACGCGTGCCTTCACTACCATCCTCATTCTCTTCTCGGTGTTCACCGTGTGCTGGGCGCCCTTCACCGCCTACAGCCTGGTTTCCACCTTCAGCAGCCCCTTCTACCACAAGGCCAATTTCTTCGAAGTCAGCACCTGGTTCCTTTTGTTGTGCTATCTCAAGTCGGCCCTCAACCCTCTCATTTACTACTGGCGGATCAAGAAGTTCCGCGACGCCTGCCTTGACCTGATGCCCAAGTATTTCAAGTTTCTTCCTCAGCTGCCCGGCCACACAAAGCGACGTATCCGACCCAgcgctgtgtatgtgtgtggggagCATCGCTCTGTGGTCTAA